In a genomic window of Magnolia sinica isolate HGM2019 chromosome 14, MsV1, whole genome shotgun sequence:
- the LOC131224647 gene encoding remorin-like, giving the protein MGGEEESKKVEEVEAPCAPATPAAEEPPPPAPVETPKDVTEEKSVIPRAPSDEKVDDSKALAVIEKVPDSEGGSINRDAILTRVETEKRMSLIKAWEESEKTKAENKAYKKQSSIGSWENTKKANVEAQLRTIEEKLEKKKAEYAEKMKNKIALIHREAEEKRAMVEAKRGEEILKAEEIAAKYRATGATPKKIFGCFGP; this is encoded by the exons ATGGGAGgagaagaagaatcaaagaaGGTAGAAGAAGTGGAAGCTCCTTGTGCACCAGCAACACCAGCAGCTGAAGAGCCTCCTCCGCCAGCACCTGTTGAAACTCCAAAGGACGTTACGGAGGAGAAGTCAGTCATTCCACGAGCTCCGTCTGATGAGAAAGTCGATGATTCCAAGGCTCTTGCTGTCATCGAGA AGGTTCCGGATTCAGAAGGGGGGTCAATTAACAGAG ATGCCATTCTTACGCGTGTTGAAACTGAGAAGAGGATGTCCTTGATCAAAGCATGGGAAGAAAGTGAAAAGACTAAAGCTGAGAACAA ggCTTACAAGAAGCAGTCGTCAATCGGGTCGTGGGAGAACACAAAGAAAGCCAATGTGGAAGCTCAGCTGAGAACGATAGAG GAAAAACTGGAAAAGAAGAAGGCTGAATATGCAGAGAAAATGAAGAACAAAATCGCACTCATCCACAGGGAAGCGGAAGAGAAGCGGGCCATGGTTGAAGCCAAGCGTGGTGAAGAGATACTCAAGGCTGAGGAGATAGCTGCAAAATACCGTGCCACTGGGGCCACCCCAAAGAAGATCTTTGGCTGTTTTGGACCTTAA